A portion of the Mustela erminea isolate mMusErm1 chromosome 19, mMusErm1.Pri, whole genome shotgun sequence genome contains these proteins:
- the PAK4 gene encoding serine/threonine-protein kinase PAK 4, which produces MFGKKKKRVEISAPSNFEHRVHTGFDQHEQKFTGLPRQWQSLIEESARRPKPLVDPACITSIQPGAPKTIVRGSKGAKDGALTLLLDEFENMSVTRSNSLRRDSPPPPARARQENGMPTEPARAAPEKAGSQGRGAGRNEAGGSGGDRRRVGPEKRPKSSREGSGGPQESSRDKRPLSGPDVGTPQPAGLAGGAKAAAGRPFNTYPRADTDHPARGVQGEPHSLAPNGPSAGGLAVPQSSSSSRPPTRARGPPSPGVLGPHASEPQLAPLTRPVTAPTPAGPPAPGPPGPRSPQREPQRVSHEQFRAALQLVVDPGDPRSYLDNFIKIGEGSTGIVCIATVRSSGRLVAVKKMDLRKQQRRELLFNEVVIMRDYQHENVVEMYNSYLVGDELWVVMEFLEGGALTDIVTHTRMNEEQIAAVCLAVLQALAVLHAQGVIHRDIKSDSILLTHDGRVKLSDFGFCAQVSKEVPRRKSLVGTPYWMAPELISRLPYGPEVDIWSLGVMVIEMVDGEPPYFNEPPLKAMKMIRDNLPPRLKNLHKVSPSLKGFLDRLLVRDPAQRATAAELLKHPFLAKAGPPASIVPLMRQNRTR; this is translated from the exons ATGtttgggaagaagaagaagagggtcGAGATCTCCGCGCCATCCAACTTTGAGCACCGCGTGCACACAGGCTTCGACCAGCACGAACAGAAGTTCACGGGGCTGCCCCGCCAGTGGCAGAGCCTGATTGAGGAGTCGGCTCGCCGGCCCAAGCCCCTTGTGGACCCTGCCTGCATCACCTCCATCCAGCCCGGGGCCCCCAAG ACCATCGTGCGGGGCAGCAAAGGCGCCAAGGATGGGGCCCTCACGCTGCTACTGGACGAGTTTGAGAACATGTCGGTGACGCGCTCCAACTCCCTGCGGAGAGACAGCCCCCCGCCACCTGCCCGTGCCCGCCAGGAAAACGGGATGCCCACAGAGCCGGCCAGAGCAGCCCCAGAGAAGGCGGGCAGCCAAGGCCGGGGTGCTGGTCGCAATGAGGCGGGTGGCAGCGGTGGTGACAGGCGGCGGGTGGGGCCAGAGAAGAGGCCCAAGTCTTCCAGGGAGGGCTCAGGAGGACCCCAGGAGTCCTCCCGGGACAAACGCCCCCTCTCTGGGCCCGACGTCGGCACCCCGCAACCTGCCGGTCTGGCTGGTGGGGCCAAAGCGGCAGCTGGTCGGCCCTTTAACACGTACCCGAGGGCTGACACGGACCACCCGGCCCGGGGTGTCCAG GGGGAGCCTCATAGCCTGGCCCCCAACGGGCCATCGGCCGGGGGCCTGGCGGTCccccagtcctcctcctcctcccggccTCCCACCCGAGCCCGCGGACCCCCTAGCCCAGGAGTGCTGGGCCCCCATGCCTCTGAGCCCCAGTTGGCTCCTCTAACCCGCCCTGTCACTGCCCCTACCCCCGCCGGGCCCCCGGCCCCTGGGCCCCCTGGGCCCCGCTCGCCACAGCGGGAACCCCAGCGAGTGTCGCACGAGCAGTTCCGAGCTGCCTTGCAGCTGGTAGTGGACCCTGGAGACCCTCGCTCCTACCTGGACAACTTCATCAAGATCGGCGAGGGCTCCACGGGCATCGTGTGCATCGCCACTGTGCGCAGCTCAGGCAGGCTGGTTGCGGTCAAGAAGATGGACCTGCGCAAGCAGCAGAGGCGCGAGCTCCTCTTCAATGAG GTGGTGATCATGCGGGACTACCAGCACGAGAACGTGGTGGAGATGTACAACAGCTACCTGGTCGGGGACGAGCTCTGGGTAGTCATGGAGTTTCTGGAGGGCGGCGCCCTCACCGACATCGTCACTCACACCAG GATGAACGAGGAGCAGATCGCCGCCGTGTGCCTGGCCGTGCTTCAGGCCCTGGCCGTGCTCCACGCACAGGGAGTTATCCACCGCGACATCAAGAGCGACTCCATCCTGCTGACCCACGACggcagg GTGAAGCTCTCGGACTTCGGGTTCTGCGCGCAAGTCAGCAAGGAGGTACCACGGAGGAAATCCCTGGTCGGCACGCCCTACTGGATGGCCCCAGAGCTCATCTCTCGCCTTCCCTATGGGCCAGAG GTAGACATCTGGTCTCTGGGGGTGATGGTGATCGAGATGGTGGACGGGGAGCCCCCCTACTTCAATGAGCCCCCCCTCAAAGCCATGAAGATGATTCGGGACAACTTGCCACCTCGACTGAAAAATCTGCACAAG gtGTCACCCTCCCTGAAGGGCTTCCTGGACCGCCTGCTGGTGCGTGACCCAGCCCAGCGGGCTACAGCGGCTGAGCTGCTCAAGCACCCTTTCCTGGCCAAAGCGGGCCCGCCCGCCAGCATCGTGCCCCTCATGCGCCAGAACCGTACCAGATGA
- the SYCN gene encoding syncollin: MSPLCPLLLALALAAVPGGRAACPAPADLKKPDGTRTCARLYDKSDPYYQNCCGGAQLSLEPGADLPFLPSDWTNVASSLVVAPRCEITVWSLRGKAGKTRKFSAGAYPRLEEFRKGIFGHWSNTIASLYCRCY, translated from the exons ATGTCCCCGCTCTGCCCCCTGCtgctggccctggccctggcggCCGTCCCTGGCGGCCGAGCTGCCTGCCCGGCCCCCGCGGACCTCAAGAAGCCCGACGGGACGCGCACGTGCGCCAGGCTGTACGACAAGAGCGACCCCTACTACCAGAACTGCTGCGGGGGCGCCCAGCTGTCGCTGGAGCCGGGCGCCGAcctgcccttcctgccctctgACTGGACGAACGTCGCCTCCTCGCTGGTGGTGGCCCCGCGCTGCGAGATCACCGTGTGGTCCCTCCGCGGCAAGGCCGGCAAGACGCGCAAGTTCTCGGCGGGCGCCTACCCGCGCCTCGAAGAGTTCCGCAAGGGTATCTTTGGTCACTGGTCCAACACCATCGCGTCGCTCTACTGCAG GTGTTACTGA
- the NCCRP1 gene encoding F-box only protein 50: MAEESDRHALGGGMEADEPASPQEPPSPPPPPSPPSPAAPDTPGTPQPEQPTEAYARQLLLEEWRPPGGSLELPPRLTWKLLFLRRPLYRNLLRSPNPEGINIYEPAPPTGPTQQPLETLGNFRGWYIRTEKLQHDRSWTVKQQCVDLLAEGLWEELLDDEQPDITVMDWYEDSRLDTCVYELHVWLLAADRRSVIAQHHVAPRSSGRGPPGRWLQVSHVFRQYGPGVRFVHFLHKTKNRREPGGLRRTRVTDSSVSVQFRE, from the exons ATGGCGGAGGAAAGCGACCGACACGCGCTCGGAGGCGGGATGGAGGCCGACGAGCCCGCCAGCCCCCAAGAGCCGCCgtcgccgcccccgccgccgtcgccgccgtCCCCGGCTGCCCCCGACACCCCGGGGACCCCCCAGCCCGAGCAGCCGACGGAGGCCTACGCCCGGCAGCTGCTGCTGGAGGAGTGGAGGCCCCCAGGCGGGAGCCTGGAGCTACCCCCGCGCCTCACCTGGAAGCTGCTCTTCCTGCGGCGGCCGCTCTACCGCAACCTGCTGCGTTCGCCCAACCCCGAAG GCATCAACATTTATGAGCCAGCACCCCCTACTGGtcccacccagcagcccctggagACTCTGG GCAACTTCCGAGGCTGGTACATTAGGACCGAGAAGCTCCAGCATGACCGCAG CTGGACGGTGAAGCAGCAGTGTGTGGACCTTCTGGCCGAGGGCCTGTGGGAGGAGCTCCTTGACGATGAGCAGCCAGACATCACGGTCATGGACTG GTACGAGGACAGCCGGCTAGACACGTGTGTCTACGAGCTGCACGTCTGGTTGCTGGCAGCTGACCGCCGCTCAGTCATCGCGCAACACCACGTGGCTCCCCGATCCTCTGGTCGGGGCCCCCCCGGCCGCTGGCTCCAG GTGTCCCACGTCTTCCGCCAGTACGGCCCTGGCGTGCGCTTCGTTCACTTCCTGCACAAGACCAAGAACCGGAGGGAGCCTGGCGGGCTGCGGCGGACAAGGGTGACGGACTCCTCCGTGTCTGTGCAATTCAGGGAGTGA